In Thermococcus chitonophagus, the genomic stretch ATGAACTGTGGGTTCTCCTCTACGATGTTACCAGTTCTCGGATCAAGCTTGGCAAGGAGCTGCTCGAACCTGACTGGAACCTGAGCAGTGTGAGCGTGAAGAACTGGGCTGTATCCAACGGTGATTGCAGTTGGGTGGTTGAGCACGATGATCTGGGCCTTGAAGGTGTCCTTGGTTCTGACGACTGTTGGTGGCTTGTCTGGGTGTCCAGCAACGTCACCTCTCTTGATGTCGTTCTTGCTGACACCTCTGACGTTGAATCCGATGTTGTCACCTGGGAGTGCTTCCTGAAGTGGCTCGTGGTGCATCTCGATGGACTTAACTTCACCCTGGATGGGCTTGTGGAAGATAGTTGATGCTGGCTCGAAGATGACTACGTCACCGACCTTGAGCTTACCAGTCTCAACCCTACCAACTGGAACGGTACCAACACCCTTAATTGAGTAAACATCCTGGATGGGTATTCTGAGTGGCTTGTCAACTGGCTTCTCTGGCTCTGGAATCTGGTCGAGAGCCTCGATGAGAGTTGGGCCGTTGTACCATGGCATCTTGTCGCTCTTCTTAACGACGTTGTCACCCTCCCAAGCGCTGATTGGGATGACTGGGAAGTCCTTGTAACCGAGCATCTTAAGGAGCTTCTCAACCTGAGCCTTGACCTTCTCGAAGACCTTCTGGTCGTAGTTGACCATGTCCATCTTGTTGATGGCAACAATTATGTGCTTGATACCAAGGGTCCTTGCAAGGAAGGCGTGCTCCTTGGTCTGTGGCATGACACCATCAGTTGCTGCAACGACAAGGACTGCAGCGTCAGCCTGTGAGGCACCGGTGATCATGTTCTTAACGAAGTCCCTGTGACCTGGGGCGTCGATAATGGTGATGTACCTGTGTGGTGTCTCGAACTTGGTGTGGGCGACGTCAATAGTAATACCTCTTTCTCTCTCCTCCTTAAGTCTGTCCATGACCCAAGCGAACTTGAATGACTTACCCTTTTCACCCATCTCCTCGAACTTCTTGATAATCTGCTCTGGAATGTTACCGGTATCGTAAAGGAGCCTACCGATTGTTGTACTCTTACCGTGGTCTACGTGTCCGATAAACACGATGTTAACGTGGGGCTTCTCCTTTGGCATCTTTAACCACCTCCAAACTTTTGCCTAACCCTACTTTTGAGCGAGCTTTTTAAAATTTTCGCACATCGGCCCCCTCAGGCGGGAAACCCGCCCAAGTAGAGGGAGCCTCATGAGCTCGGATTGAAGTTGAGAAGGAGGTTTAAAAACTTAACTCAGGGCTCAGCGGTGACCACTCTCATCACTCCTCAGACAAGACCGATTTCTTCATCGCCTATTCAAGGCTAGCTCGTGAAAGTATTTAAGCGGTTTTCCCAAGCTGAGGTGGTGTTTATGATGAGGTTCATTCCACTCATCGTTGCAAGGCCCGAAGTTCAGATGGCCATAGATGAAGCAATAATGATGGCAAGGATTGAGGGCAAAGTCCCAGATACGGTAAGGCTTTACGTCTTCAAGCCTAGTTCTGTGACCATAGGGAGATTTCAGAGCGTAAAGCACGATGTCAATCTAGAGAAGGCTAGAGAGTTAGGTATTCCAGTCGTGAGGAGAATAACGGGAGGAGGAAGTGTTTTCCACGACGAATACGGTGAGATAACTTATTCTGTGATTATAGGGGAAGACTACCACCCTGCCCTTAAGAACATTCAAGAGAGCTATAGATTCTTAGCAGGCCCCTTGGTCGATGCCCTTAAGGATCTAGGGTTGAAGGCAGAGTTTTCAGGACTTAACGATATCATCGTTAACGGGAAGAAAATTAGTGGATCAGCCCAAACCAGAAGAAAGGGCGTCATTTTACAACACGGGACTTTCATGTACTCGACGAGACTTGAAATTCTGGCCTCTGTATTAAAGGTATCTAAGGAAAAACTGAAGGATAAGGGAGTGAAGAGCATATACGAGAGGGTAACCACCATAGAAAGGGAAGGAATAAAGCTGTCAAGGGAAGAAGCTTATGAGCTCCTGAAGAACAGCTTTTTCAGAGCATTTCCTTTGGAATTCGGAGAACTAACGGACTATGAGTTAGAGCTTGCGGAAAAGTTGATCGAGGAGAGATATGGGAACGAGAAGTGGAACTTCATGAAGTAACGCCCCTTATGTCCACGTGAACAAAGGCAACTTCAACCTCTGGCAACTCCTCTATTTTCTTCTTAACTTCCTCACTAATATCGTGTGCCTCTTTAAGAGTCATCTCCGGAGGAACCTCTATGTGTAACTCAACATGTAGCCTATTTCCAACGTAGTGAGCCCTCAAATCATGAACTCCCAAAACCCCAGGAACGCTCTTGGCAACCTCCTCTATCCTTCTGCAAATTTCATACGGAGGAGCTTTACCCGTTAAGTAGTGGACGTTCTCGAGGATTATTTCAACCGCAACTTTTCCTACGAACAGGGCAACTATAAATCCTGCAAGGGCATCCCCAAAGCTTATTCCGACTTTCTCAAGGCCAAACCCAAAGAGAACAGCTATAGTACTCAGGACGTCGCTACGATGATGATAGGCATCGGCTATCAATATTTGATTGTTCGTTTTCTTTCCTACAGCTAGGGTGTACCTTGTCATACCTTCCTTAACGAGGATTGAGAGAACTGCAACACCAACCATTAAGGGAGTTACCTCAATCCTCGTTCCGTGAATGATCCTTTCAAGGGAGTCTCTAGCTATTTCATAGGCAACTATAAGCAGGAGTTCGCCCATGAAGAACGCAAATAGAGGCTCAAATCTTGAATGACCAAATGGGTGGGAGCGGTCTGGGGGCTTTTTCGATATCTTCACCCCGATAAGTCCAATAATGCTCGTAAGGGTGTCACTGAACGAATGAATGCCATCAGAAATTAGGGCTATGCTTGAATAGAGGAGGCCAACTAATATTTTAATAATTCCAAGTATCGTGTTCCCAACTATGCTCACCACTATGGGCCTGTACTCCTCCCTCATTTTATCACCTTGCATATGCACAAAATTTTCTGGGCAACAAAATTTTAGAGAAGAGGCTTATTAGGATTTCTTTTTGTTAGCCTAATCTAATTCCTGCGGTCAGTCCGTCACTCCCTCATCACGCATCAGCCTAGGCTGAACTCCTCATCCCGCGGTATTCCCTAAAAAGCTCAGAGATCACCTACCATCATCACCACTCAGTTCGCCCATCAATCATCATTGCCAAAATCTCAAAGAAGAGAGAGTTTAAAAAGTTAAACGTCCCAGCCGAACTCCTCCCTTACAAGCTTTACTAACTCCTTGAACTCTTCTTTCTTGATATTAACACTACTAGTAGCTCCAACGAGGGCAATTATTCCGTGAACTTCTTCTTGGATTTGTATAACGTCATCGCTAACTTTGGCCACCCTAAGTTCTCTCCTTGCAACTTCGTCTTCACTTATCTTGAACCTGTCCTCCCCTATCTTGTAGTACCTGATCTCTGTCATTTTACTCACCTCCCGAAGCCCTTCCAAATTTTAGTTACGAAACGGAAGATTATAAAGGTTTCTCAGCCCAGGAACCGTAATATTTATAAAGTCATTTCAGTGGTTATTTTTTGGACGCGCCGCCGTAGCTTAGCTGGTGGAGCGCCGGACTGTTAATCCGGCGGTCCCCGGTTCGAATCCGGGCGGCGGCGCCAAAAGGAAAGGGCCCGTAGCTCAGCCTGGTCAGAGCGCGCGGCTCATAACCGCGTGGTCCGGGGTTCAAATCCCCGCGGGCCCACCAGAATTATTCCCTTCTTGAAAGCATTATTCCCAGGAGGATTAATGCAAGGCCTAGAAGTGTCGATTTCAAGATCTTCTCTCCAACTACAATTGATATGAACACCAAGGAAAGCACAGGAGTTAGGTAAACGAGAGATGCAACTTTTCCAGCGTCCTCTCTTTCCAACGCCTTAAGCCACAGAAGGAAAGTAAGACCCATCTCAAATGTCCCAATGTAAACTGCCCCAAGGATCCCAAGTGGATCGAACTTTATACCCCTTATGACTCCGAGAGCGAGAATGTAAAGAGAGCCAAAGAAGAAGTTCCAGAACATCTTCTCTTCAGCCTTTCTGGGATCTCTAAGGTTAAAGATCCAGTACATGGCCCACACCAACGCACTACTTAAGGCAAGGGCGTCGCCAAGGGGATTTGCAAAGCTTAAAGAGGAAAGGTTACCATGCGTTCCAATGACCAACGCTCCAAGGAATCCAACGATAACACCAAAGAACTCTTTAATAGTCAAAGGCTGGCCTAAAAAAGCTGAAGAGAATACCACGAGAATTATAGGCCATGTGTAGTTTAATGCCTGCGCCTCTTGAGCGGGCAGAAGGGAGTATGCGTTGAATAATACTAAGTAATACAGGAAGGGATTTATAAATCCTAAAAACGCTGAGTATAGATTTTCCCTTACAGAAAACTTCCTACCTTCTCTAAGATTCACTCCCAGGAATATTATCGTCGATGTCAGGGAGGCATAAAGGAGCATACTTACAGGATCCAACCTCGAGAGAGTAAGCTTAAATGCCGAAGCTACGGTAGACCAGAAGATTATGGCAAGTATGGCATAATGAACAGGGCGCATATAGAAGGATAGAAGGGGAGGTTAATAACGTTACTTCTTCTTGGCCCTCTGAAGCTTGGCCTCTTGGTAAGCCTTGGTCCACTTAAGCTTCCTGGGGTTCCTGCCCATGAAGAAGTACCTCTCGCACTTCCTTGAGCAGAAGAAGAATACCCTCCCATCGTTTCTGACGAACATCTTTCCAGTTCCCGGCTCGAATGGCTTCCCACAGTAGGAGCAGATGTTCCACCTTGCCATTCAATTCACCTCCTGCTCTTGATCTCCCTAGCCTCTCTTTCTGTCTCTCTAAGGATCAGTATGTCTCCAACCCTCACGGGACCTCTAACGTTCCTCCTAATTACTCTACCCTTATCCCTACCTTCAAGGATTCTAACCTTTACCTGGGTCACGTCACCAGTTGTTCCCGTTCTCCCTATGATTTCGATAACTTCAGCTGGATACCCCTCATCCTCCGCCATTCTCTCTCACCCCTAAAGATGATCGTGAAAGGGGAAAGGAAGGGGAGCTCACTTCATGAGCTCCCTAACCTTCATTGCGATTTCCTCAACAAGCTCCCTAGCCTTACCGGGCTCGATTATAGCAACACTAGCTGCAGCAACCTCAATTCCAGCTGCAGCACCAAGCTCCTTCTTGCTTGGGACGTAAATGTATGGAATCTCTTTCTCCTCACAGAGCGGTGGGAGGTGTGCAACGATCTCCTCTGGATCTACATCCTCAGCAATTATAACGAGCTTAGCCTGGCCCCTCTCAACAGCCTTCGTGGTCTCGTTGGTTCCCTTCCTTATCTTTCCAGTGTCCCTTGCTATTTCTACAGCCTGAAGGGCCTTCTCAGCGAGCTCCTTTGGAACCTCAAACTTCACGTAACTTGGCTTGGCCATCATCCATCCCTCCTTCAGTCATCGTTCATCTGTCGAGCTTGGTTGAGGTGGAGAATTTAAAAGGCTTGTGGTCCCTAGGAATGTTTTTAAAGACTGGGTATTTTTCAAGCCTTAGGGATCACCGTGAAGAAGGTTTGGAAGTACTTTCCTGGGACACTTACACTTCTCGTCCTTATAACGCTCGTATTTGCCTATGAGCTTATAGTTGGATTTAACAGGGCGATATTTCAGCTTGCACAGATAAACTTCCTAGTTTTGTATAAAGGTGAGTGGTGGAGGCTGATAACTGCAATATTCGTACATATGGGATTCGTTCACTTCGCGTTGAACGCATTCTGGCTGTTCTATCTCGGAATTGATCTAGAGGGAGTAGTTGGAACTAAGAGGTTTCTCGCGGTTTTCTTTATCTCAGCCTTAGTTGGGAACGTGTTAAGTCTGTTTACGCTTCCCCTCGATGTCGCCTCGGGGGGTGCCAGTGGAGGACTGTTTGGAATAGTCGGGGCATCTTTAGCGATAGAGGGAGTTTTAAGGAGGAACATGAGTAAGGCCCTAATGAACGCCCTCTTCCTGTTCCTGATAAACAGTATATTCCCTGGGGTGAATATAATAGCCCACTTCGGGGGTCTAGCAACAGGTTTAGCCCTGGGATACACCTACGGAAAATGGCTGAAGAGAAAGTTGATAGACATGAGCTATTGGTCATTTGTCTGATTTCGTTCTTTTTCATAGGCGATCATGCCCTTAGATAGCATTTCTTTCAACCTTCCCTTGCCCAGCACCTTTACTATATCATTGACATTCATAAAATCTAGGTCAACACCCTCCTCCCTTGCTATTTCCTCTAGATCAATTCCCCTCTCCTTAGCGAACCTAATTAACAATTCACGGGCTTTTTCGTAGGTGATCTCCTCCTTAGTTTCCCACACATATTCACTCAGATTTCTGAAAAATTCTGTCATGTTCACCCCGTGTATCTCAGCAAACCTGTACAATGCGGCAAACCTTATCTCTTGAAAGCCGGGATATTCCTCTTCTCTTATGAGGGTTTCACCGTTGAGAGTTACCTCTTCGACTTCAATTTTTTCCCTCCATGAGAATTGTGTATGTGATGTTATCAAGGACGATCTCAACCGTAGAGTTCCCTATCTTTATGCCACTTCCACCTTCAGCGTTTCTACTTTGAAAAGAACTACCATGTATAAATAAGACAACAAATAGCATAATACTAATAATAGCTACAATAACAATACCTTTGTTTTTTACCATACTTTTAACTGGGCTTAATAATATTTAAACCTTTCTAATCTCCACCTTTGGACACAGATTTTTAAGGGGACACACCTCACACCTAGGCTTTATAGGTCTGCAGATCCTTTTTCCATGGTCTACCATGGCATGATTGACGTACAGCCACTCATCCTTAGGAATTAGTTGCTTCAACCTTTCTTCAACATCCTCGGGAGAGGCATCCTTAGGAACGAGCCCAAGCCTCTTGCTTATCCTGTTAACGTGGGTATCCACTGGGATAGCTGGAATTCCAAATCCATAGGCAAGGACTATGTTGGCACACTTCCTTCCGATCCCAGGAAGCTTAATCAGCTCCTCAAACTTATCCGGAACTCTACCTCCGTACTTCTCGAGGATGATCCTTGAGGATTCAACTATCCACCTTCCCTTGCTCCTCCAAAGGCCAACCTTAAGCGACCTCAAAAATTCCTGCATCTCCTCAACACTAGCCCTTGCGATGTCCTCGATGGTTGGGTATCGCTTAAAGAGCTCTTCGGCAACCCTATCCGTCACCTCATCCCTGTTCCTTTGGGAGATTATGCACTTAATTAGCGTTCTGTAGGGATCTCCTGAAACGTGCCTTTCCCTGGGGTAAGTTCTCTTGAGTATCTTAACGATTTTGAGAGCCCTAGACCTTAATGAGCTTAAGTCTTCTTCCATCAACTACCACCAAGCCCGCCTTTGTCTGAATCACTTTAATTAAGTTTTCGAACTTTTCCCTGTATATCTCTTCAAGATTTTGGTTCAAAATTAGAACTTCATTTTCGAGAACCACGATAATATTATCACCATAAATGTACACATCCCTGGGCTTACCTGGGAGCTCGATCTCTAGAACATCAACCCCAGGCCTTGCAATAACAATTGCCGTCTTCTCAGAAACCCTGACGGGAGAGGGAACTGCTTGAACCACCTTGAACTCCAAGGGCTTCCCCAGGATATTTACTGTTACAACTTCCCCAGTTTTTACCTCTCTCCCCTTAAGCTTGGCCCTTAGAACCTCAGCAAAATCCTGGGGTAGCTCTACATTTGTCAATGGTTTTAGAACTACCCTCATTTAGAACACCCTCGCATAGCCCCACTTCTTGACGCTCGTAAGGATTGAGGTTTCAGTGCTTTTAATTCCATCTATCTTGCCCAGCTTATCGAGGAGGAAGTTCTCAAGCTCCTCGAGGCTCCTCAGGGTTACCTGCATAAATATATCATGGGCCCCTGTGGCTATACCCAGAACATCAACTTCATCAAATTTAGCGAGCTTTTCGGCTACCTCTCTGACCTTGCTGGGCTCAACATCAACGGCTATAACGGCCACTATACTATAACCAGCCTTGAATGGATTTATAAGAGCAGCGAACTTCCTTATTATGCCCTTCTCAACGAGCCTTTTCACCCTAGCTCTAACTGTTGACTCTGGAATCCCCAATATCCTTGCGACCTCCGAGTAGCTCATTCTTCCATCCTCCTGGAGTAAGTGGAGTATCCTTCTGTCAAGCTCATCCAACATTTTTACTTCACCATTTCTACGGATTTAGTATCCATCCTAATAAATATTATGACGAATCGACAAAATCATGCCGAAAAAGTTATCGAATTCTAAAGAGTACAGTATTAGGGGGAAACCATGGATCCGTGGGAGATCGTTGAGAGGTACCATAGAGTTATCGCTCCAGCCAACAGGACAACTTACTTTCCCCTAGTTCCAGTAAAAGCCGAAAATGCAAAGGTCTGGGATGTAAATGGGAGGGAATATATAGACTTCCTGAGCGATGCAGCAGTTCAAAACGTAGGCCACAATAATCCTAGAGTTGTTAGGGCAATAAAGGAACAAGTTGAAAAGCTAGTTCATGCAACGTACATTTATTCCTTCCCACTAGAACCACTACTCTTAGCGGAGAAGCTTGTTGAGATTGCCCCAATAGATAACGCTAAAGTCTCTCTTGGACTAAGCGGGGCAGATGCTAATGATGGTGCGATAAAGTTTGCAAGGGCCTATACTAAAAAGCATACTATCCTGAGTTACATGAGGAGCTTTTACGGCTCAACATATGGTGCAATGAGTCTTACAGGATTAGACTTCCATGTCAGGGCAATGGTAGGTGAGCTAAGCGGAATTCATTACATTCCTTATCCAAACTGCTATCGCTGCCCGTTCGGTAAAGACCCAAAGAGTTGCAAGATGGAGTGCGTAGAGTACATAAAAGAAAAGTTTGAGGGGGAAGTCTATGCCGAAGGGGTTGCCGCGCTATTTGCTGAGCCCATTCAAGGTGACTCCGGTATGGTTGTCCCTCCCGAGAGTTACTTCAGGAAGATCAAGAAGATACTCGATAATTATGGAATATTACTTGTGGTCGATGAGGTGCAGAGCGGTATGGGGAGAACGGGAAAGTGGTTTGCGATAGAGCACTTCGGCGTTAAGCCAGACATAATAACAATAGCAAAGCCCCTTGGAGGCGGATTGCCAATAAGTGCAACAATTGGAAGAGCTGAGATCATGGATTCCCTACCCCCTTTAAGTCATGCATTCACGCTCTCGGGCAATCCAACTGCAGCTAGAGCTGCATTGGCTGTCATAGAGGAGATCGAGGAGAAAGATCTCCTGAGAAGAGCCAAAAAGCTTGGAGACTATTCAAAAAAGAGGTTGGAAAAAATGAAAGAGGAGCATGAGCTCATTGGAGATGTTAGAGGGCTAGGGTTAATGCTTGGGGTTGAACTCGTGAAGAACAGGGAAACAAAGGAGAGAGCATTTGAGGAAGCGAAGAAGGTCGTATGGAGGGCATTTGAACTTGGTCTGATAGTGGCTTTCCTTCAGGGTAATGTTCTGAGGATCCAGCCTCCCTTAACCATTGAAGAAGATGTCCTCGATGAGGGCCTTAATATATTAGAGAGGGCCATAAGTGATGTTGAGGAGGGAAAAGTCCCAGATGACGTCGTGAAGAATGTGCAGGGATGGTAAGGCCTGTTTTGTGGTGAGAAAATGGTTAGTTGTTTAAATTATTCTTTTTTTATTCTACACCTTAGATAATACTAACTTGGATCGTTCAAAAAAAGAAGAGTTTAATAGAATTCTAAGAGTTTCTTTTTAGGAGGACAAAGAGTGCAACGATCAAAATTGCAGCTGGCCCGCAAACTCCCCCTCTTTTTGTGGGCACAGTTTCTGGTTTAGGAATTGTGATATTACTGGGAACATTACTTCCTAGTACATATTTATCAGGAATCCATACTGGAGGTTTCTCCTGCAATCCCTCAAGAACAGCAGCTAGCAGGGGGTGAGAACTTGTTCCTGGTTTCCTATCTGCAGTAATCTCCCAAATCATTACTCCACCAAGGCTCTGGTTTAGCATATATTGAGTTTTTATGAGTATACTCCTTGGATCATCGAACGTTATGAATATCCTTTTACTCTCTGAATACAGCCAAGGAACCTTAGAGTAGTTGTCCCAAAAGTACTCATACTCCCCGGTCTTAGCTTTATCCGCTACATCCCAATAGTCCATTATACCATGAGTTTCTGCAGCTGATCCCCAAGTTCCGGCGGGAGTTCCTTTATATGGCTGGAATAGACCATGATTCTTTGGCGGGACATTAGCAAAGCTTCTAGCGTAAAATGGTATCCCAAGAACTATTTTGGTCCTATCAGGAACGTGCTCTATGTACCACTTGATTGTTTGATCAACAGAACCATAGTCAGGCCCATTTGGATTTCTGTATAAGGGAGCATTGTGTCCAGTTACTGGGCTCCACGGCCCTATATAGTCATAAGTCATGACGTTTATGAAATCTAAGTACTTACTTGCCTCTTTCCAATCTATCCTAGAAGCAATCTCAAGGTTTGCTGGTGCTGCAACCGTAAGTAGATAATGCTTATGATCTTCCCTTCCCACATCATCCAATGCTTTTCTGAATTCCTTGAGTAGGACTATGAAGTTCCTGGGATCATCTGGGCTAACGTAGTTGCCCTCCATCCCACCGCCGCCTGGATACTCCCAATCAATATCAATTCCATCGAGGTTATATTTCCGAATTATTGCTATCGCACTTTTAATGAATTCTTGTCTTTTCTTTGGATCTGCAGCTACTGGAGAGAAGTACTTGCTTAGAGTCCAACCTCCCACTGATATCAAAAACTTAACAGCTGGATACCTACTTTTAAGCTCCTTAAAGGCTTCCAAATTCATAGGATCGGCCCAAGGATCAGCCCATGTTACTGTTCCATTTTCTAGCAACTTTAGGAAGGCATAATTGACATGGGTCACGTTTTCAAAAGGAACATCATAAGGTGAAAATGCTCTCGCGTAGATTCCCCAGGAGATATAATAAACAACAATTCTATACGGCTGTGGAGGAGTTGTCACTTTGATAACATTAGAGGGTGTCCCTCGCTTCCCATCCTTACCATCCTTAAATACTGGGACAACGATATAGTAATAAGTTGTATTCCCTGTAACATTGAAATAATCAACGGCGGTATTCGTCGGAGTTATTGGTCCTAATTTCTCCCAGTAATCTCCTTCTTGAGGAGGTTGGGATGTAACTTTCTTGGCTTTCCATAAATAACCCTGGTATTCCACGATCTCACCTGGGAGATAGTTCCAATTCTCCTTATATTTAGTATAGTTACTCCAATTAACAACGAAAATCAAGTTCGGGGAGGAATACACGTCTCTAGGGTTAGTGGATCTATATACCTCATAAGCTTTGACATTTGAAAGGGGAGTCCAGGTTAAGTTTACTGCATCCCATGCTATTGGCTGTGCCTTTAGCTTAATTTCTGACTTAGAGAGAACTGGGGTTGGAGTAGCAAATAATATAACTATTACTACCAGAGTTAAAGCCAAGGCTCTTTTCATACATGTCACCCCAATGAATCTCAAAGAAAACCCTTAAGGCGTTTGTTTTAAACCTATAAAACAAGAATATAGGAAAAGAAAAGTGTTTCAAAAGAAATTAGAGGAAATCAAGTTGAAGATACTGCTTGTTGAGTAACTGGTTGGTAGCCAAAGGCTTCCATGAATTTTACGAAGACGTGGCTGTAAGCCCAGTCTGGGTCACTAGTACCCCTGTGGAGTGGTGAAACTTGGCCCTCTGGGCCTGGGTGATCCCTGTCTACACTCCAGAACGCCAAAGCTCTTATCTTATACTGAATTGCCCAGTCTACAAGGGTCTGAGCATCCTGTAGTGTGAACACACTCTTGTCGTCATTGACTCCAATCATTGGGGTCAGACCGATCATACCCCAGATCTCCTCATCAGTCTTGTTTGGATAAAGCTGCTTGAGCTGGTTGAATAAGTTCTGGGCAACCTTTATTGCGTTCTCAGCATTTGATGGGGTCCAGTAGTAATCCATAGTCATTGCATTGACCCTGTCTATCTTTACACCCTTCTCAACCATTGTCTTAATTAGGGAGTATCCTGAGCCCGTTAATCCGACACCTGGATCACTTGGTAGGGTGAAGCTTATCTTAACCCATGGCCTTTCTCTCTGAACAATCAGGAGTGCATCTGCCAGCATGTTTGCATCAACATAGGACTCAATGTCAAAGTCCAAGTACGTTGCATTGTACATGTCAATTATCTGGATGTACCACTGGGCTAACTGCTCAGCACTCTGAGCTTGCTGACAGAGGTATGGCCCAACGGCACCTCCGAAGGCTATGATGACCTCACCACCCATCTTCCTGAGGTCATTGACCTCCTGAACGAAGGTATCTAATGGCAATGCACCACCCCATGATGGACCGTAAGC encodes the following:
- a CDS encoding glycoside hydrolase family 18 protein, whose product is MKRALALTLVVIVILFATPTPVLSKSEIKLKAQPIAWDAVNLTWTPLSNVKAYEVYRSTNPRDVYSSPNLIFVVNWSNYTKYKENWNYLPGEIVEYQGYLWKAKKVTSQPPQEGDYWEKLGPITPTNTAVDYFNVTGNTTYYYIVVPVFKDGKDGKRGTPSNVIKVTTPPQPYRIVVYYISWGIYARAFSPYDVPFENVTHVNYAFLKLLENGTVTWADPWADPMNLEAFKELKSRYPAVKFLISVGGWTLSKYFSPVAADPKKRQEFIKSAIAIIRKYNLDGIDIDWEYPGGGGMEGNYVSPDDPRNFIVLLKEFRKALDDVGREDHKHYLLTVAAPANLEIASRIDWKEASKYLDFINVMTYDYIGPWSPVTGHNAPLYRNPNGPDYGSVDQTIKWYIEHVPDRTKIVLGIPFYARSFANVPPKNHGLFQPYKGTPAGTWGSAAETHGIMDYWDVADKAKTGEYEYFWDNYSKVPWLYSESKRIFITFDDPRSILIKTQYMLNQSLGGVMIWEITADRKPGTSSHPLLAAVLEGLQEKPPVWIPDKYVLGSNVPSNITIPKPETVPTKRGGVCGPAAILIVALFVLLKRNS